A portion of the Desmodus rotundus isolate HL8 chromosome 8, HLdesRot8A.1, whole genome shotgun sequence genome contains these proteins:
- the POC1A gene encoding POC1 centriolar protein homolog A isoform X1, giving the protein MAAPCPEDPSLERHFKGHRDGVTSVDFNLNTKQLASGSVDACLMVWHMKPQSRAYRFTGHKDAVTSVNFSPSGHLLASGSRDKTVRLWVPNVKGESTVFRAHTATVRSVHFCSDGQSFVTASDDKTVKVWSTHRQKFLFSLSQHINWVRCARFSPDGRLIVSASDDKTVKLWDKTSRECVHSYCEHGGFVTCVDFHPSGTCIAAAGMDNTVKLWDVRTHRLLQHYQLHSAAVNALSFHPSGNYLATASSDSTLKILDLMEGRLLYTLHGHQGPATTVAFSRTGEYFASGGSDEQVMVWKSNFDVADYGDALKVQRPPATLASSSRHLPEVDFPIPLGGGRSQESVQSPPPEPSSVPHTLTSTLEHIVGQLDVLTQTVSILEQRLTLTEDKLKQCLENQQLIMQRATP; this is encoded by the exons ATGGCCGCGCCCTGTCCG GAGGACCCCTCGCTGGAGAGGCATTTTAAGGGCCACAGAGATGGAGTTACCAGTGTGGACTTTAATCTCAACACGAAGCAACTAG CCAGCGGCTCCGTGGACGCGTGCCTCATGGTCTGGCACATGAAGCCCCAGTCACGCGCCTACCGCTTCACGGGCCACAAGGACGCCGTCACCTCTGTGAACTTCTCCCCTTCTGGACACCTGCTTGCCTCGGGCTCTCGCGACAAGACTGTCCGCCTCTGGGTGCCCAACGT CAAAGGCGAGTCAACCGTGTTTCGTGCCCACACGGCCACTGTGAGGAGCGTCCATTTCTGCAGCGATGGCCAGTCCTTTGTGACGGCCTCTGATGACAAGACAGTCAAGGTGTGGTCGACTCATCGCCAGAAATTCCTGTTCTCCCTGAGCCAGCACATCAACTGGGTTCGCTGTGCCAG GTTCTCCCCCGACGGGCGGCTCATTGTGTCCGCCAGCGATGACAAGACCGTCAAGCTGTGGGACAAGACCAGCCGGGAGTGTGTCCACTCATACTGCGAGCACGGCGG CTTTGTCACCTGCGTGGACTTCCACCCCAGTGGCACGTGCATCGCTGCTGCCGGCATGGACAACACGGTGAAGCTGTGGGACGTGAGGACTCACCGGCTGCTGCAGCATTACCAGC TGCACAGTGCGGCGGTGAACGCCCTCTCCTTCCACCCGTCGGGAAACTACCTGGCCACAGCCTCCAGCGACTCCACCCTGAAGATCCTGGACCTCATGGAGGGCCGGCTGCTGTACACGCTCCATGGGCACCAG ggtccagccACCACCGTTGCCTTTTCGAGAACAGGGGAGTACTTCGCCTCTGGAGGCTCCGATGAGCAA GTGATGGTTTGGAAGAGTAACTTTGATGTTGCGGATTACGGAGACGCCCTGAAAGTGCAGAGGCcgccagccacactggccagctcCTCCAGGCATCTG CCAGAAGTCGATTTCCCCATCCCTCTGGGTGGAGGTAGGAGCCAGGAGTCGGTGCAAAGCCCGCCGCCGGAGCCTAGCAGCGTGCCACACACACTGACCAGCACACTGGAGCACATCGTGGGCCAGCTGGACGTCCTCACCCAG